The following are from one region of the Takifugu rubripes chromosome 16, fTakRub1.2, whole genome shotgun sequence genome:
- the LOC101069542 gene encoding cytosolic 5'-nucleotidase 1A-like, translating into MSDIQPNDAPSEDSADEQDWEAAKAFFDNLKTQKPRPPKPRYAVTIAVSSRTLFNMVHERKIYEEEGVEKYVAYQLENENEPLKPGAAFPFVKALMNVNTRLREFYPESEELFDIVLMTNNHAQVGVRLINSINHYDLTIERFCMTGGKSPIGYLKAYMTNLYLSKDSQKVTEAIEEGIAAATMFMPETENELSDTQLRVAFDGDAVLFSDESEVIVKQHGLDTFFEHEKEFENKPLAQGPLKCFLEALGKLQRKFYMKNERINCPIRTFLVTSRSAASSGARVLKTLRSWGLEIDEALFLAGAPKGPLLQKIKPHIFFDDQMFHIEGAKELGTISAHVPYGIGQKYHRGKLIEQPAKTEKK; encoded by the exons ATGAGCGACATCCAACCAAACGACGCGCCATCCGAAGACAGCGCTGACGAGCAAGACTGGGAGGCGGCCAAAGCTTTTTTCGacaacctgaaaacacaaaaaccgCGACCC CCCAAACCCCGTTATGCCGTCACCATCGCCGTCTCGTCGCGCACCCTCTTCAACATGGTGCATGAGAGGAAGATCTATGAGGAAGAGGGGGTGGAGAAGTACGTGGCCTATCAGCTGGAGAATGAAAACGAACCCCTAAAACCAGGGGCCGCTTTCCCTTTCGTCAAG GCGCTGATGAACGTCAACACTCGGCTGCGGGAGTTCTACCCAGAGAGCGAGGAGCTGTTTGACATCGTCCTGATGACCAACAATCACGCCCAGGTGGGAGTGCGCCTCATAAACAGCATCAATCACTACG ATTTGACCATAGAGAGATTTTGTATGACTGGAGGGAAAAGTCCCATAGGTTACCTAAAGGCCTACATGACAAACCTGTACCTGTCCAAAGATTCCCAGAAAGTGACAGAGGCCATCGAGGAAG GCATCGCCGCAGCCACGATGTTCATGCCTGAAACGGAGAACGAGCTGAGCGACACGCAGCTGCGCGTGGCCTTCGACGGCGACGCCGTTCTCTTCTCCGACGAGTCAGAGGTCATTGTGAAGCAGCACGGCCTGGACACGTTCTTCGAACACGAGAAGGAGTTTGAGAACAAACCCCTGGCTCAG GGCCCTTTAAAGTGTTTCTTGGAGGCTCTGGGGAAACTCCAGAGAAAGTTCTACATGAAAAACGAGCGCATCAACTGTCCCATCCGAACCTTCCTGGTCACGTCCCGCAGCGCCGCCAGTTCCGGCGCTCGCGTCCTGAAGACCCTGCGCAGCTGGGGCCTGGAGATCGACGAGGCGCTTTTCCTGGCCGGGGCTCCAAAGGGGCCTCTGCTGCAGAAGATCAAACCTCACATCTTCTTTGATGATCAGATGTTCCACATCGAGGGGGCCAAAGAGCTGGGAACCATATCTGCTCACGTGCCCTATGGCATCGGACAGAAGTACCATAGGGGGAAACTAATAGAGCAGCcggcaaaaacagaaaaaaagtag
- the LOC101069771 gene encoding brain-enriched guanylate kinase-associated protein isoform X1, producing MRGKEHRQTMKKIYIGKTALKVPRNGGKHPKKSSLLEQKDDLRKRLSYTTHKLELLQSEFDSTRQYLETELRRAQEELDKFTDKLRRIQSSYSALQRINQDLEEKIQRDSQHHEDEKRALSREIIVLNNHLMEAKLTIEKLQEDNDLYRKDCNLAAQLLHCDKSLYRAQLSELPADFQERLTVHMEEAPLCYSDAVPGSLIGKVLEKSDEVCSSSQASRSPSPQRQEHTFILERLGPGERLGLRAAYKSDLYSSDTALYCPEDRQRERRPSVDLHGQRQLQYRPQNSTDSNPEEGSVGLRAGFSQECFPKFPATLGAGSSSYSSFSAGGSEDKGNDPPSSAASSPRHHSLYMDWRDAGDYERKSDSSWERDSPRGFSNAHPFQQTELRHHQNGSSPVYSRTMSSCFSEPYEPLPPSSSPSVAYGDSRRGSTLAPDEEELTGRWRQLSVEDLSAHSYHSPGRASPYSFSEQHFSVRPAKIRLGPLYSSFQEGADYYHHHGEGGMEQLWMPASPSSECSPGLQQAHSQAHLYRAEGSQGSEHSLYHSGSSKDREGNVASGGQNADYIDPSPNSSTESLNQITPEMAAELQHYQAEMHSLPAQVCPSPPPVLPPPPPPFNQKFSSLGLSRKDSLTKAQLYGTLLN from the exons ATGAGAGGGAAGGAACATAGACAAACCATGAAAAAGATATACATTGGCAAAACCGCCTTAAAAGTTCCCCGAAATGGTGGCAAACATCCAAAAAAGAG ctcacTTCTGGAGCAGAAGGATGACTTAAGGAAAAGGCTCTCCTACACGACACACAAGCTGGAACTGCTGCAGAGCGAGTTCGACTCCACGCGCCAGTACCTGGAGACGGAGCTGCGGCGggcccaggaggagctggacaagTTCACCGATAAACTGCGCAG AATACAAAGCAGCTACTCGGCACTGCAGAGGATCAACCAAGATCTGGAGGAAAAGATCCAAAGAGat TCTCAGCACCACGAGGATGAGAAGCGCGCGCTGAGCAGAGAGATCATCGTGCTCAACAACCACCTGATGGAGGCCAAGCTCACCATTGAGAAGCTGCAAGAGGACAAT GACCTCTACAGGAAGGACTGTAACCTGgctgctcagctcctccactgTGACAAGTCTCTTTACAGGGCCCAGCTCTCCGAG CTTCCAGCTGATTTCCAGGAGCGGCTGACCGTGCACATGGAGGAGGCCCCTCTCTGCTACTCGGATGCCGTCCCGGGCTCGCTTATCGGCAAAGTGCTGGAGAAGTCAGATGaggtctgcagcagcagtcaaGCTTCCCGCTCCCCCAGCCCCCAGCGTCAGGAGcacacttttattttggagCGCTTGGGTCCAGGGGAGCGGCTGGGGCTCCGTGCAGCCTACAAATCAGACCTCTACAGCAGCGACACGGCCTTGTACTGCCCCGAGGACCGTCAGCGCGAGAGGAGGCCCAGCGTAGACCTTCATGGTCAAAGGCAGCTGCAATACAGGCCTCAAAACTCCACAGACAGCAACCCAGAGGAAGGATCGGTAGGGCTGAGGGCCGGATTTTCCCAGGAATGCTTCCCCAAGTTCCCTGCCACGCTGGGCGCTGGCTCCAGCTCCTACTCCAGCTTCAGCGCAGGGGGCTCAGAAGACAAAGGCAATGACCCGCCCAGCAGTGCAGCTTCTTCCCCACGCCACCACTCGCTCTACATGGACTGGAGGGATGCAGGGGACTATGAAAGAAAGAGTGACTCCTCTTGGGAGAGGGACAGCCCGAGAGGCTTCAGCAACGCCCACCCGTTCCAGCAAACGGAGCTGCGCCACCACCAGAACGGCAGCTCGCCTGTCTACAGCCGCACCATGTCCTCCTGTTTCAGCGAGCCTTACGAGCCGCTTCCGCCATCTTCGTCTCCTAGCGTTGCCTACGGAGACAGTCGTCGTGGCAGCACATTGGCCccggatgaagaggagctgactGGTCGATGGAGACAGCTTAGCGTGGAGGATTTAAGCGCCCACAGCTACCACAGCCCCGGTCGGGCCTCCCCGTACAGTTTCTCAGAGCAGCACTTTTCTGTCCGCCCTGCCAAGATCAGACTCGGGCCGCTTTACAGTAGCTTCCAGGAGGGGGCCGACTATTATCACCACCACGGGGAGGGCGGCATGGAACAGTTGTGGATGCCTGCGAGCCCCAGTTCTGAATGTAGCCCAGGCCTGCAGCAGGCTCATAGCCAAGCCCATCTGTACAGAGCAGAGGGCAGCCAAGGGTCTGAGCACAGTCTCTACCACTCAGGGAGCTCCAAAGACAGAGAGGGCAATGTGGCGTCCGGTGGGCAGAACGCGGATTACATAGACCCCAGCCCCAACAGCTCCACCGAGTCGCTGAACCAGATCACCCCGGAGATGGCCGCGGAGCTGCAGCACTACCAAGCGGAGATGCACAGCTTGCCTGCACAGGTCTGCCCCTCGCCACCACCTGTCCTGCCTCCGCCCCCTCCGCCGTTCAACCAAAAATTCAGCTCTCTGGGACTTTCCAGGAAGGACAGTCTGACCAAGGCCCAGCTGTATGGAACACTTCTGAACTGA
- the LOC101069771 gene encoding brain-enriched guanylate kinase-associated protein isoform X2 produces the protein MRGKEHRQTMKKIYIGKTALKVPRNGGKHPKKSSLLEQKDDLRKRLSYTTHKLELLQSEFDSTRQYLETELRRAQEELDKFTDKLRRIQSSYSALQRINQDLEEKIQRDSQHHEDEKRALSREIIVLNNHLMEAKLTIEKLQEDNDLYRKDCNLAAQLLHCDKSLYRAQLSELPADFQERLTVHMEEAPLCYSDAVPGSLIGKVLEKSDEVCSSSQASRSPSPQRQEHTFILERLGPGERLGLRAAYKSDLYSSDTALYCPEDRQRERRPSVDLHGQRQLQYRPQNSTDSNPEEGSVGLRAGFSQECFPKFPATLGAGSSSYSSFSAGGSEDKGNDPPSSAASSPRHHSLYMDWRDAGDYERKSDSSWERDSPLPPSSSPSVAYGDSRRGSTLAPDEEELTGRWRQLSVEDLSAHSYHSPGRASPYSFSEQHFSVRPAKIRLGPLYSSFQEGADYYHHHGEGGMEQLWMPASPSSECSPGLQQAHSQAHLYRAEGSQGSEHSLYHSGSSKDREGNVASGGQNADYIDPSPNSSTESLNQITPEMAAELQHYQAEMHSLPAQVCPSPPPVLPPPPPPFNQKFSSLGLSRKDSLTKAQLYGTLLN, from the exons ATGAGAGGGAAGGAACATAGACAAACCATGAAAAAGATATACATTGGCAAAACCGCCTTAAAAGTTCCCCGAAATGGTGGCAAACATCCAAAAAAGAG ctcacTTCTGGAGCAGAAGGATGACTTAAGGAAAAGGCTCTCCTACACGACACACAAGCTGGAACTGCTGCAGAGCGAGTTCGACTCCACGCGCCAGTACCTGGAGACGGAGCTGCGGCGggcccaggaggagctggacaagTTCACCGATAAACTGCGCAG AATACAAAGCAGCTACTCGGCACTGCAGAGGATCAACCAAGATCTGGAGGAAAAGATCCAAAGAGat TCTCAGCACCACGAGGATGAGAAGCGCGCGCTGAGCAGAGAGATCATCGTGCTCAACAACCACCTGATGGAGGCCAAGCTCACCATTGAGAAGCTGCAAGAGGACAAT GACCTCTACAGGAAGGACTGTAACCTGgctgctcagctcctccactgTGACAAGTCTCTTTACAGGGCCCAGCTCTCCGAG CTTCCAGCTGATTTCCAGGAGCGGCTGACCGTGCACATGGAGGAGGCCCCTCTCTGCTACTCGGATGCCGTCCCGGGCTCGCTTATCGGCAAAGTGCTGGAGAAGTCAGATGaggtctgcagcagcagtcaaGCTTCCCGCTCCCCCAGCCCCCAGCGTCAGGAGcacacttttattttggagCGCTTGGGTCCAGGGGAGCGGCTGGGGCTCCGTGCAGCCTACAAATCAGACCTCTACAGCAGCGACACGGCCTTGTACTGCCCCGAGGACCGTCAGCGCGAGAGGAGGCCCAGCGTAGACCTTCATGGTCAAAGGCAGCTGCAATACAGGCCTCAAAACTCCACAGACAGCAACCCAGAGGAAGGATCGGTAGGGCTGAGGGCCGGATTTTCCCAGGAATGCTTCCCCAAGTTCCCTGCCACGCTGGGCGCTGGCTCCAGCTCCTACTCCAGCTTCAGCGCAGGGGGCTCAGAAGACAAAGGCAATGACCCGCCCAGCAGTGCAGCTTCTTCCCCACGCCACCACTCGCTCTACATGGACTGGAGGGATGCAGGGGACTATGAAAGAAAGAGTGACTCCTCTTGGGAGAGGGACAGC CCGCTTCCGCCATCTTCGTCTCCTAGCGTTGCCTACGGAGACAGTCGTCGTGGCAGCACATTGGCCccggatgaagaggagctgactGGTCGATGGAGACAGCTTAGCGTGGAGGATTTAAGCGCCCACAGCTACCACAGCCCCGGTCGGGCCTCCCCGTACAGTTTCTCAGAGCAGCACTTTTCTGTCCGCCCTGCCAAGATCAGACTCGGGCCGCTTTACAGTAGCTTCCAGGAGGGGGCCGACTATTATCACCACCACGGGGAGGGCGGCATGGAACAGTTGTGGATGCCTGCGAGCCCCAGTTCTGAATGTAGCCCAGGCCTGCAGCAGGCTCATAGCCAAGCCCATCTGTACAGAGCAGAGGGCAGCCAAGGGTCTGAGCACAGTCTCTACCACTCAGGGAGCTCCAAAGACAGAGAGGGCAATGTGGCGTCCGGTGGGCAGAACGCGGATTACATAGACCCCAGCCCCAACAGCTCCACCGAGTCGCTGAACCAGATCACCCCGGAGATGGCCGCGGAGCTGCAGCACTACCAAGCGGAGATGCACAGCTTGCCTGCACAGGTCTGCCCCTCGCCACCACCTGTCCTGCCTCCGCCCCCTCCGCCGTTCAACCAAAAATTCAGCTCTCTGGGACTTTCCAGGAAGGACAGTCTGACCAAGGCCCAGCTGTATGGAACACTTCTGAACTGA
- the rdh14b gene encoding retinol dehydrogenase 14b, which yields MSTPLLIAAIVGGGVLLLMRRLFPVQKAVKLLRYPADTMRGKTVIVTGANCGIGKALAGELLKLQARVVMACRDQQSAQEAAQDLKNEAGPEQGEVVIKHLDLASLRSVRKFCEEIIEEEEKIDVLINNAGIYQCPYSKTEDGFEMQFGVNHLGHFLLTHLLLDLLKASSPSRIVVVSSKLYKYGDINFDDLNSEKSYDKAFCYSQSKLANLLFTLELARQLEGTGVTVNALTPGIVRTRLGRHVQMPFLAKPLFHLASLVFFKSPLEGAQTPLYLACSPEVEGVSGKCFANCEEEELMPKATDEQAAKRLWDISRRMVGLTD from the exons ATGTCCACTCCGTTGCTTATAGCTGCTATTGTTGGCGGTGGGGTCCTGCTCCTCATGCGCCGGTTGTTCCCGGTACAGAAAGCCGTCAAACTGCTTCGTTATCCCGCAGACACCATGCGAGGAAAAACGGTCATTGTAACCGGGGCGAACTGCGGCATCGGGAAAGCCCTGGCTGGGGAATTACTGAAACTCCAAGCCCGGGTTGTCATGGCCTGCAGAGACCAGCAGAGCGCCCAGGAGGCGGCCCAGGACCTCAAGAATGAAGCTGGACCAGAACAAGGGGAGGTGGTCATCAAGCACCTGGACCTCGCTTCTCTTAGGTCGGTCCGAAAGTTCTGCGAGGAGATCATTGAG gaggaagaaaagatcgACGTCCTCATCAACAATGCTGGTATCTACCAGTGTCCTTACTCAAAGACCGAGGACGGTTTTGAGATGCAGTTCGGTGTGAATCATCTTGGTCACTTCCTCCTGACTCACCTGTTACTGGATCTCTTGAAGGCATCGTCTCCCAGCCGCATTGTTGTGGTGTCCTCTAAGCTTTACAAGTACGGCGACATCAACTTTGACGACCTGAATAGTGAAAAGAGCTACGACAAGGCTTTCTGCTACAGTCAGAGCAAGTTGGCCAACTTGCTGTTCACACTGGAACTGGCACGCCAGCTGGAGGGTACGGGGGTCACCGTCAATGCTCTAACCCCTGGCATAGTGAGGACCAGATTAGGCAGGCATGTCCAAATGCCTTTCCTGGCAAAACCGCTCTTCCACCTCGCTTCGCTGGTCTTCTTCAAGAGTCCGTTGGAAGGTGCACAGACTCCTCTCTACCTGGCTTGCTCACCAGAGGTGGAGGGTGTGTCCGGGAAGTGCTTCGCgaactgtgaggaggaggagctgatgcCCAAAGCTACAGATGAGCAGGCAGCCAAGAGACTGTGGGACATAAGCAGGAGGATGGTGGGACTCACTGACTGA